Below is a genomic region from Clostridiales bacterium.
CTTTATTGCGATGGAAGAGGAAATATTAAAATTCTGGGATAAACAGGGAATATTTAAAAAAAGCGAAGAGAAGAACAAAAATGGCAAGAGTTTTACTCTTTATGACGGTCCCCCGACTGCCAATGGAAGACCTCACATAGGGCATGTGCTGACAAGGGCCATGAAGGATATAATACCAAGATACAAGGTAATGAAAGGGTATAAAGTTTTAAGAAAGGCTGGGTGGGACACCCATGGGCTGCCGGTTGAACTTGAGGTTGAAAAACAGCTCGGCATTTCAGGAAAACCTCAGATAGAAGAGTACGGTGTTGAAAAGTTCATAAAAAAATGCAAGGACAGCGTGTTCACATACGCAAATGAGTGGAAGGATATGAGCCATAGGGTAGGTTACTGGATAGATATGGATAACCCATATGTAACCTATCATAATGATTATATAGAATCTGTATGGTGGGCGTTAAGGCAGATCTGGGATAAGGGACTTTTGTATAAAGGCTATAAGGTTGTACCTTATTGCCCGAGGTGCGGTACGGCTCTGTCCAGCCATGAAGTCGCCCAGGGGTACAAAGATGTGGTTGACTCATCCATATATGTAAAATTCAAAGTAAAGAATATGGATGACACATATTTTCTTGTGTGGACGACAACACCGTGGACGCTTCCGAGCAATGTGGCCCTTGCTATAAACAAGAAAGAAGATTATGTAAAGGCAAAGTACCATGACCAGTATCTGATTCTTGCCAGAGCAAGGCTGCCGCTTTTAAATGATGAAGCGGATGTCGTAGAGACATTCAAGGGTGAAAAAATCCTGGGAATGGAATATGAACCTCTCTATAAATTCGCTAAATTGGATAAAAAAGCTTATTATGTAGCTAACGGAGACTTTGTAACACTGACGGAAGGGTCAGGGATCGTCCATATTGCACCTGCTTTCGGTGAAGACGACTTCAACCTCGGAAAGAAATATGATCTTCCTATGCTCCAGTTAGTTGACACTCAGGGAAAAATGAAGGAAGAAGTAACTCCATGGAGGGGCATGTTCGTAAAGGATGCTGACAAACCTATAACAGAGAACTTGGATGAGAGGGGACTTCTGTTCAAGAAAGAAAAGCATGAGCATTCATATCCTTTCTGCTGGAGATGCGATACGCCCCTTTTATATTATGCAAGAGACACATGGTTTATAAAAACAACGGCGGTTAAGGATAAGCTGCTTAGAAATAATGAAACTATTAACTGGTATCCTGATAATATCAAGAGGGGAAGGTTCGGAAATTTCCTGGAAAATGTGATAGACTGGGGAATAAGCAGAGAAAGATACTGGGGGACTCCTCTTAATATATGGGAATGTAAGTGCGGCCATAGAGAATGCATTGGGAGTATAAAGGAATTAAAGGAAAAGGGAATAAATGTCCCGGGCAATATAGAGTTGCATAAACCGTATATAGATGCCGTAAAGCTTAAGTGTCCCATATGCGGAAGGGAAATGAAAAGGGTGCCTGAGGTTATAGATTGCTGGTTTGATTCGGGATCGATGCCTTTTGCACAGTGGCATTACCCTTTTGAGCATAAAAAAGAGTTCGAGGAGAATTTTCCTGCGCAGTTTATAAGCGAGGCCATCGATCAGACCAGAGGATGGTTTTATACTCTCCTCGTAATATCGACTATTCTATTTGACAGGGCATCATTTGAAAACTGTTTAGTACTTGGGCTTGTACAGGATAAATACGGGCAGAAAATGTCAAAGCACAAAGGAAATGTGTTAAGCCCGTGGGATGTATTGAACAAGGAAGGGGCCGATGCCACAAGGTGGTATTTTTATGCCGCTTCGGCACCATGGCTGCCGTCGAGATTTTATGAAGAGGGCGTAAGCGAATACCAGAGGAAATTCATGGGGACGC
It encodes:
- the ileS gene encoding isoleucine--tRNA ligase is translated as MYKKISSSLNFIAMEEEILKFWDKQGIFKKSEEKNKNGKSFTLYDGPPTANGRPHIGHVLTRAMKDIIPRYKVMKGYKVLRKAGWDTHGLPVELEVEKQLGISGKPQIEEYGVEKFIKKCKDSVFTYANEWKDMSHRVGYWIDMDNPYVTYHNDYIESVWWALRQIWDKGLLYKGYKVVPYCPRCGTALSSHEVAQGYKDVVDSSIYVKFKVKNMDDTYFLVWTTTPWTLPSNVALAINKKEDYVKAKYHDQYLILARARLPLLNDEADVVETFKGEKILGMEYEPLYKFAKLDKKAYYVANGDFVTLTEGSGIVHIAPAFGEDDFNLGKKYDLPMLQLVDTQGKMKEEVTPWRGMFVKDADKPITENLDERGLLFKKEKHEHSYPFCWRCDTPLLYYARDTWFIKTTAVKDKLLRNNETINWYPDNIKRGRFGNFLENVIDWGISRERYWGTPLNIWECKCGHRECIGSIKELKEKGINVPGNIELHKPYIDAVKLKCPICGREMKRVPEVIDCWFDSGSMPFAQWHYPFEHKKEFEENFPAQFISEAIDQTRGWFYTLLVISTILFDRASFENCLVLGLVQDKYGQKMSKHKGNVLSPWDVLNKEGADATRWYFYAASAPWLPSRFYEEGVSEYQRKFMGTLWNVYAFYVLYAEIDHFDPNDYKLELSNVMDKWIISKLNSLIKTVDGYLDTYRITEAARTLSDFIDELSNWYVRRNRSRYWQSDMNADKIGAYMTLYTVLEKFLRLAAPFVPFITEEIYQNIVRSINPSAPVSVHLCSYPECNEALIDKDLEDEMDTAYRIVELGRASRNDANIKNRQPLSEMLVFFRKGILPDYYVDIIKDELNIKKVEFRNDVGDFVDYSLKINYPVLGPKYGKLVPKIGEALKKVPAAEAAAKLKREGSFNINAAGEEIALTSDDVKINIKGKEGFTFETNGDISIILDKTLTEDLIKEGYVREVISKIQNMRKDSGFEVSDRIKFYYYGNSKLDKIIKDNLDYIKSQTLSDTVSEDENADAEYTKWSLNGEKLYMAVKRI